DNA from Yamadazyma tenuis chromosome 5, complete sequence:
ACAGCCTCTTCTGTAGGTGCGAAAAGCCAAATTATGCGAATACATACTGGAGAATACGCGCGGACTGTAGGTAAACTTTGTCCTGCTATAAAATTTAAGTCTTTTGGTGGCCACAAAAGCCCGCGAACTTTAATGTTGTTCGACTCTGAGCCCGCGAAAAGCGTGGAGACTGTAGGCCAATATTCTCACCCCgaacaaaaagttgtttaTTATGATCGCTTTAAGAGCGGCAAGCCCTAAGCATTTGTTTTGCTAGTGCAATTGAGGGTCAGAGTTTTTTTGTTTGAGACGATTATAAATATTTGCTAAATTCCCCTTTTTTAAGTCTTGAGATTTTATATCTATCAACTATATTATATTAATTAATCATGTCCGGTAGAGGAAAAGGTGGAAAAGGTTTAGGAAAAGGCGGTGCCAAAAGACACAGAAAGATCTTGAGAGATAACATCCAAGGTATCACCAAGCCAGCTATCAGAAGATTGGCTAGAAGAGGTGGTGTCAAGCGTATCTCTGCTTTGATTTACGAAGAAGTCAGAGCCGTCTTGAAATCCTTTTTGGAAAACGTTATCAGAGACGCTGTTACTTACACTGAACACGCCAAGAGAAAGACTGTCACTTCCTTGGATGTTGTTTACGCTTTGAAGAGACAAGGTAGAACCTTGTACGGTTTCGGAGGTTAATTTATATTGTGTATATGTAAATTAGTAATAGTAATGTTTATATGATGGGAAAATATCTTCGTAGTTTGGGTCATGCCCTTCTTTTCTGGTTGTTTGCTTCTGGCTGTGGCAGTTGGATTTCTAATAATTATTTATTGTCTATACTTTTGGTATCTCTATTCTATAGGCTCAGCACACAACCGTTGCTTCCATTGAGCTCTCTTCTTTCGTCAAACAAACCCCCGACGTGTACAACATCAGTTTCACAGTGGCctcatcaacaccttggatTATAACATGAATGTGGCTCATAGCCTTCACACTCTGTAGACTTTCCCAGTTCTTAAACCATAAGAGGTTCTCCCACTTGATACCGTACTTTTCACAAAATGTCTTCTTTAAGTATCTTTCTATGACGGTTCTGGTGTCTGCCGAAATATCCCCTATTGGACTTAATGGATCCACCGGAATTTTAAACTTAGTCCATAC
Protein-coding regions in this window:
- the HHF1_2 gene encoding Histone H4 (COG:B; EggNog:ENOG503P3ZX) yields the protein MSGRGKGGKGLGKGGAKRHRKILRDNIQGITKPAIRRLARRGGVKRISALIYEEVRAVLKSFLENVIRDAVTYTEHAKRKTVTSLDVVYALKRQGRTLYGFGG